Proteins encoded by one window of Cannabis sativa cultivar Pink pepper isolate KNU-18-1 chromosome 4, ASM2916894v1, whole genome shotgun sequence:
- the LOC133036686 gene encoding uncharacterized protein LOC133036686 isoform X3 — MSSDGIGGDPCKQISVSENVEVTDRRLVCFEMGATGLNVDSNIELEDDPIAVEETPLVDKRKSKKPIALTSPFIEYDSSISSSKDGSGYGVVKYVAGLCPLDDKIGEDVEHKDEIDFDLWLGEGRRSKKDP, encoded by the exons ATGTCTTCAGATGGAATTGGTGGTGATCCTTGTAAACAGATTTCAGTTTCTGAAAATGTTGAGGTTACGGATCGTCGTCTTGTTTGTTTtgag atggGTGCAACAGGTCTCAATGTTGATTCTAACATTGAACTTGAAGATGACCCAATTGCCGTTGAAGAAACTCCTCTTGTTGACAAGAGGAAATCTAAGAAACCCATAGCGCTGACGTCTCCGTTTATCGAGTATGACTCTTCCATTTCTAGTTCTAAAGATGGTTCTGGTTATGGAGTTGTTAAGTATGTGGCTGGGTTGTGTCCTCTCGATGATAAGATTGGTGAAGATGTAGAACATAAAGACGAGATTGATTTTGACTTGTGGCTTGGTGAAGGACGCCGATCGAAGAAAGAtccgtaa
- the LOC133036686 gene encoding uncharacterized protein LOC133036686 isoform X1, with product MLCGSPWHLCDHVFFIIHMETESHWILGRLNIEERRVYMYNSLSTAMKDSAAIKACQPFAVLLSHFFALFDEFKKENKPVCLDPFEVVKVDGLPQQTSNDCGCFVASFAEYFIDMKPIPPIFDVEKHRDRLAVLFYKYARMKEVEFIDSEDEAPPKGPKKNLS from the exons ATGTTATGTGGTTCCCCTTGGCATTTGTGCGATCATGTTTTCTTTATCATCCATATGGAGACGGAATCACATTGGATTCTTGGTCGATTGAATATTGAGGAAAGGCGTGTGTACATGTACAACTCCTTGTCGACTGCTATGAAAGATAGTGCTGCTATCAAAGCTTGTCAGCCATTTGCGGTGTTGTTGTCCCACTTTTTTGCTTTGTTTGATGAGttcaaaaaggaaaacaaaCCGGTTTGTTTAGACCCTTTCGAAGTTGTTAAGGTTGATGGTTTGCCTCAACAAACCTCGAA tgACTGTGGTTGTTTCGTTGCATCGTTCGCCGAATACTTTATTGATATGAAACCGATTCCTCCCATATTTGATGTTGAGAAACACCGTGATAGGCTTGCTGTGTTGTTCTATAAGTATGCTCGCATGAAAGAAGTGGAATTTATTGATAGTGAAGATGAGGCTCCTCCAAAGGGTCCAAAGAAGAATTTGTCTTAG
- the LOC133036687 gene encoding spore wall protein 2-like, with amino-acid sequence MASMQTQFSTVFADSYAKEKGSDSSNDDDGGGDEADFDLNESEETDENEEENVMGDEEGEGSEGEEKDGQADEDSDSKEKNDNGSDDDATDSEEKVDK; translated from the exons ATGGCTTCAATGCAGACACAGTTTTCTACTGTTTTTGCCGATTCCTATGCCAAg GAAAAAGGCAGTGACTCTTCCAATGATGATGATGGAGGTGGTGATGAAGCAGATTTTGATTTAAATGAATCTGAAGAAACTGATGAAAATGAAGAAGAGAATGTTATGGGTGATGAGGAAGGGGAGGGTAGTGAAGGTGAAGAGAAGGATGGTCAAGCCGATGAAGATTCtgactcaaaagaaaaaaatgataatggCAGTGATGATGATGCCACTGATAGTGAGGAGAAGGTAGATAAGTAG
- the LOC133036815 gene encoding uncharacterized protein LOC133036815, with protein sequence MRELDNLDKRIRPYLEKIGHEKWSRYHSENNRYSTMTSNIAEALNSANLAARETPVTTLMECLRAQMQEWTYNNRKEAQKCTTRLTPSSEKKLIGNYVQSLRLTVKPANQNLFEVIDEDRTRIVNLKEKTCTCNRFQKDEMPCNHAVAVMKDLNINTYNYCAQYYTSKAWLQTYEETKDTQLET encoded by the exons ATGAGGGAGCTAGACAACTTGGATAAGCGCATAAGACCGTACCTGGAGAAAATTGGCCATGAAAAATGGTCAAGGTATCATTCAGAAAACAACAG GTACTCTACCATGACATCAAACATAGCTGAGGCACTGAACTCAGCAAATTTAGCAGCAAGGGAAACACCAGTGACAACATTAATGGAGTGCTTGAGGGCACAAATGCAAGAGTGGACATACAATAATAGAAAGGAGGCACAAAAATGCACAACAAGGCTGACACCATCATCTGAGAAAAAACTCATAGGGAACTATGTACAGTCATTGCGACTAACA GTGAAACCAGCAAACCAGAACCTGTTTGAGGTGATAGATGAAGACAGAACAAGAATAGTAAACTTGAAGGAGAAGACGTGCACATGCAATAGATTTCAAAAAGATGAAATGCCATGTAACCATGCAGTCGCCGTCATGAAGGACTTgaacataaacacatacaactaCTGTGCACAATACTACACATCAAAAGCATGGCTGCAAACATATGAAGAAACAAAAGATACCCAGTTGGAAACGTAA
- the LOC133036816 gene encoding uncharacterized protein LOC133036816 yields the protein MIESEGELKETEPLQILVQSNGHWDDNRNYVDYESSGELISTKCTFEELMRIMMEELQCNHESTQLQLKYQLKEGGQPLQIKDDKSLLFYIKLLTKEVDFTRYPLCVNKTSNTAPPNQTMVWNNMIMESYENNAAQEDLQQPGNNTATTSKQQLSAQTMGSGEVDAFFLETVTVSSESTIQQPDNNREKTTAVDEDFDFTDYAKLVAAEMVQQLENNQEEEEEVDNTEMMIINDKRHETIENGQIYKDKETLISTLCYFAIKKTFQYKVVKSCTKEYNIVCLDTNCKWSLKATKNGNTETFIIRSYEEEHTCAVTIRFGDQRQATSKLIADFVKPKFLNLKTKCSPADIKTEMKDKYGIKMNYMKAWRSKERAQTQLHGNAKESYNLLPRYLYMLQKTNPGTLIDIEKDDDDSFKYAFVALNAAIKGWPNCKPIIVVDGTFLKAAYGGTLLTANTQDAESKIFPLASFA from the exons ATGATTGAATCAGAAGGAGAATTGAAG GAAACGGAACCATTACAAATATTGGTGCAGAGCAATGGGCATTGGGATGACAACAGAAACTATGTTGATTATGAATCAAGTGGAGAATTAATTTCGACCAAGTGCACTTTTGAGGAACTAATGAGAATAATGATGGAAGAACTCCAATGCAACCATGAATCAACACAACTACAACTGAAATATCAACTGAAGGAAGGAGGCCAACCACTACAaatcaaggatgacaaaagtctGTTGTTCTACATAAAGCTATTAACGAAGGAGGTTGATTTCACAAGGTACCCATTGTGTGTGAACAAAACCAGTAACACGGCACCACCTAACCAAACAATGGTGTGGAACAATATGATCATGGAATCGTATGAGAACAACGCAGCACAGGAAGACTTGCAGCAACCTGGAAACAACACGGCAACAACTTCCAAGCAACAACTATCTGCGCAGACGATGGGATCTGGTGAAGTTGATGCATTTTTCCTAGAAACAGTAACAGTGTCATCAGAATCAACCATACAACAACCAGACaacaacagagaaaaaactacaGCAGTAGATGAAGATTTCGACTTCACCGACTATGCAAAGCTTGTGGCTGCAGAAATGGTACAGCAACTAGAAAACAaccaggaagaagaagaggaagtggacAACACAGAAATGATGATCATCAATGACAAACGACATGAAACAATAGAGAATGGGCAAATTTACAAGGACAAAGAAACATTGATAAGTACACTATGCTACTTTGCAATCAAGAAGACATTTCAATACAAAGTAGTGAAATCTTGCACAAAAGAATACAACATAGTGTGTTTGGACACAAACTGCAAATGGAGTTTAAAGGCTACAAAAAATGGAAACACAGAAACATTCATAATAAGGAGCTACGAAGAAGAACACACATGTGCAGTTACAATAAGATTTGGAGATCAACGACAAGCTACATCAAAGTTGATAGCAGACTTTGTAAAACCAAAATTCTTGAACCTGAAAACAAAGTGCAGCCCTGCAGACATAAAGACAGAAATGAAAGACAAATACGGAATAAAGATGAATTACATGAAAGCATGGCGTAGTAAAGAGCGAGCACAAACCCAGCTACATGGAAATGCTAAAGAGTCGTACAATCTCTTGCCAAGATACCTGTACATGCTACAGAAAACAAAtccag GAACATTAATAGACATAGAGAAAGATGATGATGACAGTTTCAAATATGCATTTGTTGCATTGAATGCTGCTATAAAAGGTTGGCCAAACTGCAAACCAATCATCGTGGTAGACGGTACATTCCTAAAGGCCGCGTATGGAGGCACGTTGCTCACTGCCAACACACAAGATGCAGAATCTAAAATTTTTCCACTAGCATCTTTTGCATAG
- the LOC115713959 gene encoding uncharacterized protein LOC115713959 translates to MESNQATSSSMEVETVPSEMNSAPASLPTKPKFEPLMAHEMSDGRVQFRKVSVPPHRYSPLKKLWLDIYTPVYEQMKIDIRMNLKARKVELKTRQDTPDVSNLQKCADFVHAFMLGFEVIDAIALLRMDELYVESFEIKDVKTLRGEHLSRAIGRLSGKGGKTKFAIENATKTRIVIADTKIHILGSFANIKVARDSLCSLILGSPAGKVYSKLRAVSARLAERF, encoded by the coding sequence ATGGAGTCTAACCAAGCTACTTCTTCTTCGATGGAAGTTGAGACAGTACCTTCTGAAATGAATTCTGCACCCGCTTCTCTGCCAACAAAACCAAAGTTTGAGCCTTTAATGGCTCATGAGATGTCTGATGGCCGAGTTCAATTTCGGAAGGTGTCTGTCCCCCCACATCGTTATTCACCTCTCAAGAAACTATGGTTGGATATCTACACACCAGTATACGAGCAGATGAAGATCGACATACGAATGAATCTTAAGGCTCGGAAGGTGGAATTAAAGACTAGACAAGACACACCTGATGTTAGTAATCTACAGAAGTGTGCTGATTTTGTTCATGCTTTCATGCTCggttttgaagtgattgatgccATTGCCCTTCTTCGTATGGATGAGCTCTATGTTGAGTCCTTTGAGATAAAGGATGTTAAAACTCTCCGTGGTGAGCACTTGTCTCGTGCAATAGGTAGACTATCTGGGAAAGGTGGTAAAACGAAATTTGCAATTGAGAATGCTACTAAGACAAGAATTGTGATTGCTGATACCAAGATTCACATATTGGGGTCTTTTGCAAATATTAAGGTAGCTAGAGATTCCCTTTGCAGCCTTATTCTCGGTTCCCCTGCTGGAAAGGTATACTCGAAACTAAGAGCAGTTTCTGCTAGATTAGCAGAAAGATTTTGA
- the LOC115724024 gene encoding uncharacterized protein LOC115724024, giving the protein MATTRSGSKSPSPAKKVSKKSKKAPTVTSKVEPKMGLKKIAKNLVADVPETSGTKKRAPPVKVDAPKTKRAKISKSARDVSSDSDFEDEVHGEDQKPKVESKVHARTSVKVEGFDLPKKNPPKEWDYIYDQKNLFIAKAFSTATFQVIENIKSCLSDVQLEMFSKTCFGHFLNLPDFKVQPQVFHGLLLREVQQPNDAELWVMIRGVRLRFSIEEFALITGLDCEGDCSVLDFKQEVNSLCERYWPTSSSITKESVRECFTTKRWGDSDEDAVKLAVLYFVEWFLLSGTKHKNVPKSILDVVDSGRYNEFAWGRSSFELTISSLKGKLDSWVEGVRKARSSGKRPSVFYTLIGCPHVLQVWFYECCKYMKGKYCQKESSRIPRITQWTCNSQPTFKVLKTTIFDVSKDKVYLFVVIWFFSSCFCVVFHYY; this is encoded by the exons ATGGCAACCACTAGAAGTGGTTCGAAATCACCATCTCCGGCGAAGAAAGTTTCTAAAAAATCGAAGAAGGCTCCAACTGTTACTTCCAAAGTCGAACCTAAGATggggttaaaaaaaattgctaaaaattTAGTGGCTGATGTTCCAGAGACATCGGGCACTAAGAAAAGAGCCCCTCCTGTTAAAGTAGATGCTCCTAAGACTAAGAGAGCAAAAATTTCCAAGTCTGCACGCGAT GTTTCCTCAGATTCTGATTTTGAGGATGAAGTGCATGGTGAGGACCAAAAGCCCAAAGTTGAATCAAAG GTCCATGCTAGGACCTCAGTGAAGGTTGAAGGATTTGACCTACCAAAGAAAAATCCCCCTAAg GAATGGGATTATATTTATGACCAGAAGAATCTATTCATTGCTAAAGCCTTTTCCACTGCTACTTTCCAGGTGATAGAGAACATTAAGTCTTGTCTTTCAGATGTACAGCTTGAAATGTTTTCAAAAACCTGTTTTGGTCATTTCCTTAACCTTCCCGATTTTAAAGTTCAACCCCAAGTGTTTCATGGGTTGTTGCTCCGGGAGGTTCAGCAACCTAATGATGCTGAGTTGTGGGTAATGATACGCGGTGTTAGGCTTAGGTTTAGCATTGAGGAATTTGCATTGATTACTGGGTTAGACTGTGAAGGTGACTGTAGTGTCTTAGATTTTAagcaagaggttaatagtctttGTGAAAGATATTGGCCAACTTCGTCCTCTATCACTAAGGAATCTGTTAGGGAatgttttaccaccaagaggtggGGTGATTCTGATGAGGATGCTGTGAAGTTGGCAGTTTTGTATTTCGTGGAGTGGTTCTTGCTTAGTGGCACTAAGCATAAAAATGTACCCAAGTCTATTTTAGATGTTGTAGATAGTGGGAGGTACAATGAATTTGCTTGGGGCCGGAGTTCTTTTGAATTGACTATTTCCTCATTGAAGGGTAAGCTTGATAGTTGGGTTGAGGGGGTTAGGAAGGCAAGGAGTTCGGGAAAGAGGCCGAGTGTTTTTTACACTTTGATTGGTTGTCCTCATGTTCTTCAAGTTTGGTTCTACGAGTGTTGTAAGTACATGAAAGGTAAGTACTGCCAAAAGGAAAGCTCTCGTATTCCAAGGATCACTCAGTGGACATGCAATAGTCAACCTACTTTCAAAGTTTTGAAGACTACTATCTTTGATGTTTCCAAAGATAAGGTATATCTGTTTGTTGTAATTTGGTTTTTCAgtagttgtttttgtgttgtttttcattattattaa
- the LOC133036686 gene encoding uncharacterized protein LOC133036686 isoform X2 yields the protein MMSSDGIGGDPCKQISVSENVEVTDRRLVCFEMGATGLNVDSNIELEDDPIAVEETPLVDKRKSKKPIALTSPFIEYDSSISSSKDGSGYGVVKYVAGLCPLDDKIGEDVEHKDEIDFDLWLGEGRRSKKDP from the exons ATG ATGTCTTCAGATGGAATTGGTGGTGATCCTTGTAAACAGATTTCAGTTTCTGAAAATGTTGAGGTTACGGATCGTCGTCTTGTTTGTTTtgag atggGTGCAACAGGTCTCAATGTTGATTCTAACATTGAACTTGAAGATGACCCAATTGCCGTTGAAGAAACTCCTCTTGTTGACAAGAGGAAATCTAAGAAACCCATAGCGCTGACGTCTCCGTTTATCGAGTATGACTCTTCCATTTCTAGTTCTAAAGATGGTTCTGGTTATGGAGTTGTTAAGTATGTGGCTGGGTTGTGTCCTCTCGATGATAAGATTGGTGAAGATGTAGAACATAAAGACGAGATTGATTTTGACTTGTGGCTTGGTGAAGGACGCCGATCGAAGAAAGAtccgtaa